In the genome of Streptomyces pactum, one region contains:
- a CDS encoding UDP-glucuronic acid decarboxylase family protein, which translates to MSDATRRFRHAVVTGGAGFVGSHLCTALLDQGTAVTCVDDFCTSTPENVAHLTGHPDFTLVRADVTQPFEVGRRADLVLHFASPASPADYLRLPLHTLETGSLGTRNVLALARRHGARCVLASTSEAYGDPQQHPQSEGYWGNVNPVGPRSVYDEAKRFAEALTTAEGQVHGTDTGIVRLFNTYGPRMRGHDGRAVPTFIRQALAGDPLTVTGDGQQTRSIAYVDDTVRGILAMAASDLSGPVNIGNPTEITMLELARKIIQLTGSRSTVRFIERPTDDPAVRCPDITLARGKLQWEPVVPPDEGLTRTIDWYRARAAA; encoded by the coding sequence ATGAGTGACGCCACCCGCCGCTTCCGGCACGCGGTGGTCACCGGTGGGGCCGGCTTCGTCGGTTCCCATCTGTGCACCGCGCTGCTGGACCAGGGCACCGCGGTCACCTGTGTGGACGACTTCTGCACCAGCACTCCGGAGAACGTCGCCCACCTCACCGGACACCCGGACTTCACCCTCGTACGCGCCGACGTCACGCAGCCGTTCGAGGTCGGTCGGCGGGCCGACCTCGTGCTGCACTTCGCGTCGCCGGCGTCCCCGGCCGACTACCTGCGGCTGCCCCTGCACACCCTGGAGACCGGCAGCCTGGGCACCCGCAACGTGCTCGCCCTCGCCCGCCGGCACGGCGCCCGCTGCGTCCTCGCCTCCACCTCCGAGGCGTACGGCGACCCGCAGCAGCACCCGCAGAGCGAGGGGTACTGGGGCAACGTCAACCCGGTCGGTCCGCGCAGCGTCTACGACGAGGCGAAACGGTTCGCCGAGGCGCTGACGACCGCCGAGGGCCAGGTGCACGGCACCGACACCGGCATCGTCCGGCTCTTCAACACCTACGGGCCCCGGATGCGCGGCCACGACGGGCGCGCGGTGCCCACCTTCATCCGCCAGGCGCTGGCCGGTGACCCGCTCACCGTCACCGGCGACGGGCAGCAGACCCGCTCCATCGCCTACGTCGACGACACCGTCCGCGGCATCCTCGCGATGGCCGCCTCCGACCTGTCCGGGCCGGTGAACATCGGCAACCCCACCGAGATCACCATGCTGGAACTCGCCCGGAAGATCATCCAGCTGACGGGCTCGCGGTCCACCGTGCGGTTCATCGAACGGCCCACCGACGACCCGGCCGTGCGCTGCCCGGACATCACCCTGGCCCGCGGCAAACTCCAGTGGGAGCCGGTCGTCCCGCCGGACGAGGGCCTCACCCGCACCATCGACTGGTACCGCGCCCGGGCCGCCGCCTGA
- a CDS encoding DUF2795 domain-containing protein, translating into MAEKLNPIEVQKALKNVNYPCGKQDLEQRARDNGASDTIVKRIHDAKRDRFDGPDDVQREMFGK; encoded by the coding sequence ATGGCCGAGAAGCTCAACCCCATCGAGGTCCAGAAGGCCCTGAAGAACGTCAACTACCCCTGCGGCAAGCAGGACCTGGAACAGCGCGCCCGGGACAACGGCGCCAGCGACACCATCGTCAAGCGCATCCACGACGCCAAACGGGACCGGTTCGACGGCCCGGACGACGTCCAGCGGGAGATGTTCGGCAAGTAG
- a CDS encoding SDR family oxidoreductase, producing MPEAGTPAAAGPHGRHALVTGGARGLGAAIVRRLADAGAFVTVADIRRDLAEKLCGELVEQGHQAAFAELDVRDPAAVADLFGELDAADRPVDVLVNNAAVDVSKPIEHLSPDEVTRVIGTNLLGPVYLCLEGYRRMVARGHGHIVNILSTASNRTWTEAGPYAAGKAGLRAFTHTLFKEAQRDCLGVGVTGIIAGGMATPFVLERFPDADLSLLQSPDIVADTVLYALSVPTGSAVAELVVVPRSESSWP from the coding sequence ATGCCCGAGGCGGGTACCCCGGCAGCGGCCGGACCCCACGGACGACACGCCCTGGTGACCGGCGGCGCGCGCGGCCTCGGTGCCGCCATCGTGCGGCGGCTCGCGGACGCGGGCGCGTTCGTCACCGTGGCCGACATCCGGCGCGACCTGGCCGAGAAACTCTGCGGAGAACTCGTCGAGCAGGGTCACCAGGCCGCGTTCGCCGAACTCGACGTCCGCGATCCGGCGGCGGTGGCCGACCTGTTCGGAGAACTGGACGCCGCCGACCGGCCGGTGGACGTCCTGGTGAACAACGCCGCCGTGGACGTCTCCAAACCCATCGAACACCTCAGCCCGGACGAGGTGACCCGGGTCATCGGCACCAATCTGCTGGGCCCGGTGTACCTGTGCCTGGAGGGCTACCGCCGGATGGTCGCCCGCGGCCACGGCCACATCGTCAACATCCTGTCCACCGCCTCCAACCGCACCTGGACCGAGGCCGGTCCGTACGCGGCGGGCAAGGCGGGGCTCCGCGCCTTCACCCACACCCTCTTCAAGGAGGCACAGCGCGACTGCCTCGGGGTGGGCGTGACCGGCATCATCGCCGGCGGGATGGCGACGCCGTTCGTGCTGGAACGGTTCCCCGACGCCGACCTCTCGCTGCTGCAGAGCCCCGACATCGTCGCCGACACGGTCCTGTACGCGCTCTCCGTGCCGACCGGCAGCGCGGTGGCCGAACTGGTCGTCGTGCCCCGGAGCGAGTCGTCCTGGCCGTGA
- a CDS encoding phytoene desaturase family protein: MTGRTVDAVVIGAGPNGLVAANLLADAGWEVTVLEAADTPGGAVRSDRGVHPDHVHDLCSSFHPLAAASPVLQGLELERWGLRWSRAPAVLAHPLPDGRCAVLYQDPARTARGLEEFGAGDGAAYLRLVELWEELGADLIRALFTPLPPIRSGAALAARLRSAGGLRAVRTLALPVRRLAEEEFTGVGAPLLLAGCALHADLFPESPGSAAFGWLLAMLGQQVGWPVPAGGAQQLTRALVGRFRARGGSLRCGTPVTRVLLSDDRCTGVRTADGEQVFARRAVLADVPAPALYGELIGLSRLPARLRADLARFQWDHATFKVDWALSGPIPWRAAEAGRAGTVHLATGMDHLTRYAAQLATGQVPDRPFALLGQMTTADPGRSPAGTESAWAYTHLPQRVRGDAGGAGVGDHWDDDRRAAMVARLEAEVERLAPGFRDTVVARRVLAPPDLQRIDRSLEQGALNGGTAAVHQQLFFRPMPGTGRPETPVPGLYLASASAHPGGGVHGACGANAARAALWAGRPLVRRVLHPVWSALRRPGGRWP; this comes from the coding sequence ATGACCGGCCGGACCGTGGACGCGGTGGTGATCGGGGCCGGGCCCAACGGCCTGGTGGCGGCGAACCTGCTGGCCGACGCCGGCTGGGAGGTGACCGTCCTGGAGGCCGCCGACACCCCGGGCGGGGCGGTCCGCAGCGACCGCGGGGTGCACCCCGACCACGTACACGATCTGTGCAGTTCCTTCCACCCGCTGGCGGCGGCCTCACCGGTGCTCCAGGGGCTGGAGCTGGAGCGGTGGGGCCTGCGCTGGAGCCGGGCGCCGGCGGTGCTGGCGCACCCGCTGCCGGACGGGCGGTGCGCGGTGCTGTACCAGGATCCGGCGCGTACCGCCCGGGGGCTGGAGGAGTTCGGCGCCGGGGACGGGGCGGCCTACCTGCGGCTGGTGGAGCTGTGGGAGGAGCTGGGCGCGGACCTGATCCGGGCACTGTTCACCCCGCTCCCGCCGATCCGGTCGGGGGCCGCGCTGGCGGCCCGGCTGCGCTCGGCGGGCGGGCTGCGGGCCGTGCGGACACTGGCGCTGCCGGTGCGGCGGCTGGCCGAGGAGGAGTTCACCGGCGTAGGAGCTCCGCTGCTGCTGGCCGGCTGCGCGCTCCACGCCGACCTGTTCCCCGAGTCGCCCGGCAGCGCGGCGTTCGGCTGGCTGCTGGCCATGCTCGGGCAGCAGGTGGGCTGGCCGGTGCCGGCCGGGGGCGCCCAGCAGCTCACCCGGGCGCTGGTCGGCCGGTTCCGGGCCCGCGGCGGCTCGCTGCGCTGCGGTACGCCGGTGACCCGGGTGCTGCTGTCGGACGACCGCTGCACCGGGGTGCGGACCGCCGACGGGGAGCAGGTGTTCGCCCGGCGGGCGGTGCTCGCCGACGTACCGGCCCCCGCGCTCTACGGTGAGCTGATCGGGCTGTCCCGGCTGCCGGCCCGGCTCCGGGCGGACCTGGCGCGCTTCCAGTGGGACCACGCGACGTTCAAGGTGGACTGGGCGCTGTCCGGCCCGATCCCGTGGCGGGCCGCCGAGGCGGGCCGCGCGGGCACCGTCCACCTGGCCACCGGCATGGACCACCTGACCCGCTACGCGGCGCAGCTGGCCACCGGGCAGGTGCCGGACCGGCCGTTCGCGCTGCTGGGCCAGATGACCACGGCGGACCCGGGCCGCTCCCCGGCCGGCACCGAGTCGGCCTGGGCGTACACGCACCTGCCGCAGCGGGTACGCGGCGACGCCGGAGGTGCGGGGGTCGGGGACCACTGGGACGATGACCGCAGGGCCGCGATGGTCGCCCGGCTGGAGGCGGAGGTGGAGCGGCTGGCTCCCGGGTTCCGGGACACCGTCGTGGCCCGGCGGGTGCTCGCCCCGCCCGATCTGCAGCGCATCGACCGCAGTCTGGAGCAAGGGGCGCTCAACGGTGGCACCGCCGCCGTGCACCAGCAGCTGTTCTTCCGTCCGATGCCCGGCACCGGGCGCCCCGAGACCCCGGTGCCGGGGCTGTACCTGGCGTCCGCCTCCGCACATCCCGGCGGCGGGGTGCACGGGGCGTGCGGCGCCAACGCGGCGCGGGCCGCGCTGTGGGCCGGCCGTCCGCTGGTGCGCCGGGTACTGCACCCGGTGTGGTCGGCGCTGCGCCGCCCCGGCGGGCGGTGGCCCTGA
- a CDS encoding SRPBCC family protein, with protein MAVRHVLVPRTPEQVWSVLCDGNAYREWVVGTAESEELDDWPAVGSAIRYTVRIGPLRLHNETVVRISEPPRQLQLEARSGPLGSARIAIEVLPWGDDALIILDEHPLSGPGGRLHNVALDAVLQIRHRVMLQRLAKLVQRSTGPGAAHGGEGRAAPADAGPW; from the coding sequence ATGGCCGTACGACATGTGCTCGTCCCGCGGACCCCGGAGCAGGTGTGGTCCGTCCTCTGCGACGGCAACGCCTACCGGGAGTGGGTGGTGGGGACGGCGGAGTCGGAGGAGCTGGACGACTGGCCGGCGGTGGGTTCCGCCATCCGCTACACGGTGCGGATCGGACCGTTGCGGCTGCACAACGAGACCGTGGTGCGGATCAGTGAACCACCGCGGCAACTGCAGCTGGAGGCGCGGAGCGGGCCGCTGGGCAGCGCGCGGATCGCGATCGAGGTACTGCCCTGGGGCGATGACGCGCTCATCATCCTCGACGAGCACCCGCTGAGCGGACCGGGCGGCCGGCTGCACAACGTCGCCCTGGACGCGGTGCTCCAGATCCGGCACCGCGTCATGCTGCAGCGGCTGGCCAAGCTGGTGCAACGGTCCACCGGGCCCGGTGCGGCGCACGGCGGCGAGGGCCGGGCGGCCCCGGCGGACGCCGGTCCCTGGTGA
- a CDS encoding MFS transporter, with translation MRPESPWRTPDFRTLFTASALSQLATNVGYIAIPLIAVSALDASPGQVGALAALGTAAFLLIGLPAGAWVDRMRHRRVLITADLARAALLTSVPVAWWLDRLTLGQLYVVVLLNGCATVFFDIGSQSALPRIVGREGLVQANAAVVSLMAVGNVAGRGAGGGLVQLLTAPVAIVCTGAGYLASALRLTALRRSPRPGPASPEEHTGPAPGLAARIAEGLRHVLGDAELRALALTAALANLGFQFVGTMLPVLFVRDLDLPAGALGLFWAVGGAGLLLGARCAGPVARRLGYGRTLGLAGLVLAPAGLLIPLIDRGPWLLVAGAGWLLAMFKTGMDNVLGVSLRQRMTPDDLLGRMNATFRFVLTGAMAIGAAAAGVVGELATVRTALWVGGTVMSLAFLPVFLSPVRTRRDLPRPRPPADAAEAGPAAPPAGPAHRVG, from the coding sequence ATGCGACCCGAATCCCCCTGGCGGACACCGGACTTCCGCACCCTGTTCACCGCCTCCGCGCTCAGCCAGCTCGCCACCAACGTCGGCTACATCGCCATCCCCCTCATCGCCGTCTCCGCCCTGGACGCCTCCCCCGGACAGGTCGGGGCCCTGGCCGCCCTCGGCACGGCCGCGTTCCTCCTCATCGGACTGCCCGCCGGGGCCTGGGTGGACCGGATGCGCCACCGGCGGGTGCTGATCACCGCGGACCTGGCCCGGGCCGCGCTCCTCACCTCCGTCCCGGTGGCCTGGTGGCTGGACCGCCTCACCCTCGGCCAGCTCTACGTCGTGGTCCTGCTCAACGGCTGCGCCACCGTCTTCTTCGACATCGGCTCGCAGAGCGCGCTGCCGCGGATCGTCGGCCGCGAGGGACTCGTCCAGGCCAACGCCGCGGTGGTCAGCCTGATGGCGGTCGGCAACGTGGCCGGACGCGGCGCCGGCGGCGGGCTGGTCCAGCTGCTCACCGCGCCGGTCGCCATCGTCTGCACCGGCGCCGGCTACCTGGCGTCCGCCCTGCGGCTGACCGCCCTGCGCCGATCCCCGCGGCCCGGGCCGGCCTCCCCCGAGGAGCACACCGGGCCGGCCCCGGGGCTCGCGGCGCGGATAGCCGAAGGGCTGCGGCACGTCCTGGGTGACGCGGAACTGCGCGCGCTGGCCCTGACCGCCGCCCTCGCCAACCTCGGCTTCCAGTTCGTGGGCACCATGCTGCCGGTGCTCTTCGTCCGCGACCTGGACCTTCCGGCCGGCGCGCTGGGACTGTTCTGGGCGGTGGGCGGTGCCGGTCTGCTGCTGGGGGCCCGCTGCGCCGGCCCGGTCGCCCGGCGCCTGGGGTACGGCCGCACGCTCGGCCTGGCCGGCCTGGTCCTCGCCCCCGCCGGGCTGCTGATCCCGCTGATCGACCGCGGGCCCTGGCTGCTGGTGGCCGGCGCCGGCTGGCTGCTGGCCATGTTCAAGACCGGGATGGACAACGTCCTGGGGGTGAGTCTGCGGCAGCGGATGACCCCCGACGACCTGCTCGGCCGGATGAACGCCACGTTCCGCTTCGTGCTCACCGGCGCGATGGCCATCGGCGCCGCCGCGGCCGGTGTGGTCGGGGAGCTCGCCACCGTGCGCACCGCCCTGTGGGTGGGCGGGACGGTGATGTCCCTGGCCTTCCTGCCGGTCTTCCTCTCCCCGGTCCGCACCCGGCGCGACCTGCCCCGGCCGCGTCCGCCGGCGGACGCGGCCGAGGCGGGTCCCGCGGCGCCGCCGGCCGGACCGGCGCACCGGGTGGGGTAG
- a CDS encoding helix-turn-helix transcriptional regulator produces MTDTPARLLTLLSLLQTPREWPGAELAERLGVSRRTVRRDIDRLRELGYPVQASRGADGGYRLIAGKAMPPLVLDDEEAVAIAVGLMAGAGHAVEGVEEAAVRALAKLEQVLPSRLRHRVTSLQAATLPLVGGEGGDTVDPRTLTVMAAAVTGREKLRFRYRSGDGTASRRLTEPYRLVSTGRRWYLVAYDLDRADWRTFRIDRVGAPEATGGRFTPRELPPGGADGFVARSLSRTRSEHRLDVTFQAPAHRVAARLPRSLGVPEPDGASACRLRTTTADALEWVAARLALVGCEFTVHAPDALIGHLDELGARLLRAAADRTRDGGPAPVAGPRTAPGGTAPEGGTGPRTGPGGTGPEDGTGLNGEAALKS; encoded by the coding sequence ATGACGGACACCCCGGCGCGGCTGCTCACCCTGCTGTCCCTGCTCCAGACGCCGCGCGAATGGCCCGGCGCCGAACTGGCCGAACGGCTGGGCGTCAGCCGGCGCACCGTGCGGCGGGACATCGACCGGCTGCGGGAACTCGGCTACCCGGTGCAGGCCAGCCGGGGCGCCGACGGCGGCTACCGGCTCATCGCGGGAAAGGCGATGCCGCCGCTGGTCCTGGACGACGAGGAGGCCGTGGCCATCGCGGTCGGGCTGATGGCCGGCGCCGGACACGCGGTGGAGGGCGTGGAGGAGGCCGCGGTCCGGGCCCTGGCCAAGCTCGAACAGGTGCTGCCGTCCCGGCTGCGGCACCGGGTGACCAGCCTCCAGGCGGCGACCCTCCCGCTGGTCGGCGGCGAGGGCGGCGACACCGTCGATCCGCGGACCCTGACGGTGATGGCGGCCGCGGTCACCGGCCGGGAGAAGCTCCGCTTCCGGTACCGCTCCGGCGACGGCACCGCCAGCCGCCGGCTGACCGAGCCGTACCGGCTGGTGTCCACCGGCCGCCGCTGGTACCTGGTGGCGTACGACCTCGACCGCGCCGACTGGCGGACCTTCCGCATCGACCGGGTCGGCGCCCCGGAGGCGACCGGCGGACGCTTCACGCCCCGGGAGCTGCCGCCCGGCGGCGCCGACGGCTTCGTCGCCCGGTCGCTGTCCCGGACGCGGTCCGAGCACCGGCTGGACGTGACCTTCCAGGCACCCGCCCACCGGGTGGCCGCCCGGCTGCCCCGCTCGCTGGGCGTCCCGGAGCCTGACGGCGCGTCCGCCTGCCGGCTGCGCACCACCACCGCCGACGCCCTGGAGTGGGTGGCGGCCCGGCTCGCCCTGGTCGGCTGCGAGTTCACGGTGCACGCCCCGGACGCCCTCATCGGCCACCTCGACGAGCTGGGCGCGCGGCTGCTGCGGGCGGCCGCGGACCGCACACGGGACGGCGGACCGGCCCCGGTGGCCGGCCCGCGGACCGCACCCGGCGGCACCGCACCGGAGGGCGGGACCGGCCCGCGGACCGGGCCCGGCGGCACCGGGCCGGAGGACGGCACCGGGCTCAACGGTGAAGCAGCACTGAAGAGTTGA
- a CDS encoding MFS transporter, with protein sequence MTSAQPSPEAPPSPAPGPGSAPAPGDRRRWFALAIVMTAAFMDLVDVTIVNVAIPSIRQDTGASFSAIQWITAGYALAFAAGLITGGRLGDIYGRKRLFLTGIAGFTAASALCGLATTPELLIAARVLQGATAALMVPQVLSIVHATFPPHERGKVFGLFGAIVGLGAVSGPILGALLTEWDLFGLGWRPIFLINLPVGIAGLLLGARYITESKAPGALRLDLPGVGLVTAALLMLVYPLTRGHELGWPVWGYGSMAGSVAVFGVLIAYERYKTRKDGSPLIELGLFRVKSFAAGIAVQLAFGVVCGIFFLVWTLYMQIGLGWSALRAGLTGVPFSVAVSVAAGVSVQKLVPRFGRNVLRGGALIMASGLLLYIAVAERYGTQVTSWQMIPPLVVMGTGMGLIVAPLTDMVLSRVPREHAGSASGLVNTVQQMGNALGLALVSVVFLSAVDERRAAVPGERGAAYTEAFQHALWWVTGVLALVFLLMAALPARRPGGTGEAGADAPWNDGGTAGEPSPRATAAEHGDGPHGTPSTVDSPDGAGGTDDGPRAATAAPEAALSR encoded by the coding sequence ATGACTTCAGCACAGCCCTCCCCCGAGGCCCCGCCGTCCCCCGCGCCGGGGCCCGGGTCCGCACCCGCCCCCGGCGACCGGCGCCGCTGGTTCGCGCTGGCCATCGTGATGACGGCGGCGTTCATGGACCTGGTGGACGTCACCATCGTCAACGTCGCCATTCCGAGCATCCGGCAGGACACCGGCGCCTCGTTCAGCGCGATCCAGTGGATCACCGCCGGTTACGCGCTCGCCTTCGCCGCGGGGCTGATCACCGGTGGCCGGCTGGGCGACATCTACGGCCGCAAGCGGCTGTTCCTCACCGGGATCGCCGGGTTCACCGCGGCCTCGGCGCTGTGCGGCCTGGCCACCACCCCCGAGCTGCTCATCGCGGCGCGCGTGCTGCAGGGCGCCACGGCGGCGCTCATGGTGCCGCAGGTGCTGTCGATCGTGCACGCCACCTTCCCGCCGCACGAGCGGGGCAAGGTGTTCGGCCTGTTCGGGGCGATCGTGGGGCTGGGCGCGGTGTCCGGCCCGATCCTCGGCGCGCTGCTGACCGAGTGGGACCTGTTCGGACTGGGCTGGCGGCCGATCTTCCTGATCAACCTGCCGGTCGGCATCGCAGGGCTGCTGCTGGGCGCCCGCTACATCACCGAGTCCAAGGCGCCCGGGGCGCTGCGGCTGGACCTGCCGGGCGTGGGCCTGGTCACCGCCGCGCTGCTGATGCTGGTCTACCCGCTCACCCGCGGCCACGAGCTGGGCTGGCCGGTGTGGGGGTACGGGTCGATGGCCGGGAGCGTCGCGGTCTTCGGTGTGCTCATCGCCTACGAGCGGTACAAGACCCGCAAGGACGGGTCGCCGCTCATCGAGCTGGGGCTGTTCCGGGTGAAGAGCTTCGCCGCCGGCATCGCGGTCCAGCTCGCCTTCGGAGTGGTGTGCGGCATCTTCTTCCTGGTCTGGACCCTCTACATGCAGATCGGGCTGGGCTGGAGCGCGCTGCGCGCGGGGCTGACCGGCGTCCCGTTCTCGGTCGCGGTCTCGGTGGCGGCCGGGGTGTCGGTGCAGAAGCTGGTGCCCCGGTTCGGCCGGAACGTGCTGCGCGGCGGCGCCCTGATCATGGCGTCGGGGCTGCTGCTCTACATCGCGGTGGCGGAGCGGTACGGCACCCAGGTCACCTCCTGGCAGATGATCCCGCCGCTCGTGGTGATGGGCACGGGCATGGGCCTGATCGTCGCCCCGCTGACCGACATGGTGCTCTCCCGGGTGCCGCGCGAGCACGCGGGCTCCGCGTCCGGGCTGGTCAACACCGTCCAGCAGATGGGGAACGCGCTCGGGCTGGCGCTGGTCTCGGTGGTCTTCCTCTCCGCCGTCGACGAGCGGCGGGCCGCCGTGCCCGGCGAGCGGGGCGCGGCGTACACCGAGGCGTTCCAGCACGCGCTGTGGTGGGTGACCGGAGTGCTGGCCCTGGTCTTCCTGCTGATGGCGGCGCTGCCGGCGCGGCGGCCCGGGGGCACCGGGGAGGCCGGGGCGGACGCGCCGTGGAACGACGGTGGCACGGCCGGCGAGCCGTCCCCGCGGGCCACCGCCGCGGAGCACGGGGACGGCCCGCACGGTACGCCGTCCACCGTGGACTCCCCCGACGGTGCCGGTGGTACGGACGACGGCCCGCGGGCGGCCACCGCGGCACCGGAGGCGGCCCTCAGCCGCTGA
- a CDS encoding alpha-ketoglutarate-dependent dioxygenase AlkB encodes MDLNLQPSLFAGEETIGLRPLDGLHRTDLGMGAWIDVLPGWLTGADELFDHLVHRVPWREEQRRMYDRVVEVPRLLAHYRAGDPLPHPVLTAARDALSARYAEELGEPFRTAGLCLYRDGRDSVAWHGDRIGRGSTEDTMVAIVSVGDPRRLALRPRDGGGPTVYRALGHGDLVVMGGSTQRTWDHAIPKTSRAVGPRISVQFRPAGVA; translated from the coding sequence ATGGACCTGAACCTGCAGCCGTCCCTCTTCGCCGGGGAGGAGACCATCGGGCTGCGCCCGCTGGACGGCCTGCACCGCACCGACCTCGGCATGGGCGCCTGGATCGACGTCCTGCCGGGCTGGCTCACCGGGGCCGACGAGCTCTTCGACCACCTGGTCCACCGGGTCCCCTGGCGGGAGGAGCAGCGCCGGATGTACGACCGGGTGGTGGAGGTGCCCCGGCTCCTCGCCCACTACCGGGCGGGCGACCCGCTCCCCCACCCGGTGCTGACCGCCGCCCGGGACGCGCTCAGCGCCCGGTACGCCGAGGAACTGGGCGAGCCGTTCCGCACGGCGGGGCTGTGCCTGTACCGGGACGGCCGGGACAGCGTCGCCTGGCACGGCGACCGGATCGGCCGGGGCAGCACCGAGGACACCATGGTCGCCATCGTCTCCGTCGGCGACCCCCGGCGGCTGGCGCTCAGGCCCCGGGACGGCGGCGGGCCGACGGTGTACCGGGCACTGGGGCACGGCGACCTGGTGGTGATGGGCGGCTCCACGCAGCGCACCTGGGACCACGCGATCCCCAAGACCTCGCGGGCGGTGGGACCGCGGATCAGTGTCCAGTTCCGCCCGGCCGGGGTGGCGTGA
- a CDS encoding VOC family protein — MRVIAFDHLVLTVADVERSLAFYCGPLGLEPVRVDEWRAGKVPFPSVRVSPTTIIDLVTAPDGPRGTNVDHICLVVEPLDWQRVVAEGTFEVVDGPGPRFGARGTAESLYVRDPDGNTVELRWYPQEA; from the coding sequence ATGCGCGTGATCGCGTTCGACCACCTCGTCCTCACCGTCGCCGACGTCGAGCGCTCCCTCGCGTTCTACTGCGGGCCGCTGGGGCTGGAACCGGTCCGGGTGGACGAGTGGCGCGCCGGCAAGGTGCCCTTCCCGTCGGTGCGGGTGAGTCCCACCACTATCATCGACCTGGTCACGGCCCCGGACGGGCCCCGCGGCACCAACGTGGACCACATCTGCCTGGTCGTCGAGCCGCTGGACTGGCAGCGGGTGGTGGCCGAGGGCACCTTCGAGGTGGTGGACGGTCCCGGCCCGCGCTTCGGGGCGCGGGGCACCGCCGAGTCGCTGTACGTGCGCGACCCGGACGGCAACACCGTCGAGCTGCGCTGGTACCCGCAGGAGGCCTGA
- a CDS encoding CobW family GTP-binding protein, with amino-acid sequence MSDKRIPVILLAGFLGSGKTTLLNHLLRRGGDTRVGVIVNDFGSVNIDALAVAGQVDSMVPIENGCLCCVADASELDAMVARLADPAVGIDVIVIEASGLAEPQSMIRMLLASSDDRITYGGLVEVVDAAEFDRTRERHPHLDRHVRAADVVVLNKADRVEEPVRDRLLRTLGDLAPGVPVVAAEHGRIDPGLLFDAPSRPSRQEAFRQLSFADLCAADEDPGPGATGHLHSAYQSVEFAADRPLHPRRFLDFLDSRPAGVYRMKGFVDFAPAGRYEPFSVHAVGRFLRFRPWDRGPEEAHGTRLVLIGAGIDAPALRGALAGCVAAESEDVAEHLMAGVLRYVDRTEDREDRAEAAEDLEHREG; translated from the coding sequence GTGTCAGACAAGCGGATACCGGTCATCCTCCTCGCGGGCTTCCTCGGCTCCGGCAAGACGACCCTGCTCAACCACCTGCTGCGGCGCGGTGGCGACACCAGGGTCGGTGTCATCGTCAACGACTTCGGGAGCGTCAACATCGACGCCCTGGCCGTCGCCGGGCAGGTCGATTCGATGGTCCCCATCGAGAACGGCTGTCTGTGCTGTGTCGCGGACGCCTCCGAACTGGACGCGATGGTGGCCCGCCTCGCCGACCCGGCCGTGGGCATCGACGTGATCGTCATCGAGGCCAGCGGACTGGCGGAGCCGCAGAGCATGATCCGGATGCTGCTGGCCAGCAGCGACGACCGCATCACCTACGGGGGTCTGGTCGAGGTCGTGGACGCCGCGGAGTTCGACCGCACCCGGGAGCGGCATCCGCACCTCGACCGCCATGTGCGGGCCGCCGACGTGGTGGTGCTCAACAAGGCCGACCGGGTCGAGGAGCCGGTGCGGGACCGGCTGCTGCGGACGCTGGGCGACCTGGCCCCCGGGGTGCCCGTGGTGGCGGCCGAGCACGGGCGGATCGATCCCGGCCTGCTGTTCGACGCCCCGTCCCGGCCGTCCCGTCAGGAGGCTTTCCGGCAGCTCTCCTTCGCGGACCTGTGCGCGGCCGACGAGGACCCGGGGCCCGGTGCCACCGGACACCTCCACAGCGCCTACCAGAGCGTGGAGTTCGCGGCCGACCGCCCCCTCCACCCGCGCCGGTTCCTGGACTTCCTGGACTCCCGGCCCGCCGGCGTCTACCGGATGAAGGGGTTCGTGGACTTCGCGCCGGCCGGACGGTACGAGCCGTTCTCGGTGCACGCGGTCGGCCGGTTCCTCCGTTTCCGCCCCTGGGACCGTGGGCCGGAGGAGGCCCACGGGACCCGGCTGGTCCTGATCGGGGCGGGCATCGACGCCCCGGCGCTGCGCGGCGCCCTGGCCGGCTGTGTCGCCGCGGAGTCCGAGGACGTGGCCGAACACCTGATGGCCGGCGTGCTGCGATACGTGGACCGGACGGAGGACCGGGAGGACCGCGCGGAGGCCGCGGAGGACCTGGAGCACCGGGAAGGCTGA